One Phocaeicola dorei genomic region harbors:
- a CDS encoding YeiH family protein, translating into MISVTALQQNNKIIYVGLLSTLTVFLLMDYIPVLAPFSRWVTPPVSLFLGLIFALVCGQAHPKFNKKVSKYLLQYSVVGLGFGMNLQASLASGKEGMEFTIISVIGTMIIGMFIGRKLLKVDRDTAYLISSGTAICGGSAIAAVGPVLKAKDSEMSVALATIFVLNAIALFIFPVLGHTFGLDQQQFGTWAAIAIHDTSSVVGAGAAYGEEALKVATTIKLTRALWIIPLAFATSFIFKGSGKKVSIPWFILYFVVAIVLNTYVLDGVPQFGQAVSGLARKGLIITMFFIGASLSMDVLKQVGMKPLVQGVALWAVISISSLAYILLF; encoded by the coding sequence ATGATTTCAGTAACAGCTTTACAGCAAAACAACAAAATTATTTATGTAGGCTTGCTTTCCACGTTAACGGTCTTTTTATTGATGGACTATATTCCGGTATTGGCTCCATTTTCCCGGTGGGTCACTCCACCCGTATCTTTATTTCTGGGGTTGATATTTGCATTAGTTTGCGGACAGGCCCATCCTAAATTCAATAAAAAGGTTTCTAAATATTTGTTGCAATATTCTGTAGTGGGATTGGGGTTCGGTATGAATCTTCAGGCTTCTTTGGCTTCCGGCAAGGAAGGAATGGAATTTACGATCATTTCTGTAATCGGTACAATGATTATAGGTATGTTTATAGGGCGTAAACTTTTGAAGGTAGACCGTGATACGGCTTACCTTATCAGTTCAGGTACTGCAATTTGTGGGGGGAGCGCTATTGCTGCTGTGGGGCCTGTATTGAAAGCTAAAGATAGTGAGATGTCTGTGGCTTTGGCTACTATCTTTGTATTGAATGCTATCGCTTTGTTCATTTTTCCGGTGTTAGGTCATACGTTTGGGTTAGATCAACAACAGTTTGGTACTTGGGCAGCTATTGCTATTCATGATACGAGTTCTGTGGTGGGTGCAGGTGCGGCATACGGTGAAGAAGCGTTGAAAGTGGCGACTACAATTAAACTGACCCGTGCCCTTTGGATTATTCCTTTGGCATTCGCTACATCTTTTATTTTCAAGGGGAGTGGTAAGAAAGTAAGCATTCCTTGGTTTATCCTTTATTTCGTTGTAGCTATCGTTCTGAATACTTATGTGTTGGATGGTGTACCTCAATTCGGGCAGGCCGTTTCTGGACTGGCACGTAAGGGATTGATTATTACCATGTTTTTTATTGGAGCTTCCTTGTCTATGGATGTACTGAAGCAAGTCGGTATGAAACCTCTGGTTCAAGGTGTTGCTCTTTGGGCAGTGATTAGTATTAGTTCATTGGCTTATATTCTACTCTTCTGA
- a CDS encoding LysR substrate-binding domain-containing protein yields MSDFRLRVFSSVAKNLSFTKASQELFISQPAITKHIQELETMYQTRLFERMGNKILLTDAGRLLLEHCEKILEDYGRLEYEMNLLRNEHTGELRLGASTTIAQYVLPPLLARFIEKFPQVSLSLFSGNSSEVEKALQEHRIDLALVEGNTRQPNLKYTPFLQDELVAIVHTRSKWMDYDEITLDELKEVPLVLRERGSGTLDVLITALHKHNIKLSDLTIRMHLGSTESIKLFLENSECMGILSIRSINKELYSGKFKVLDIKDLVMFREFDFVQLQGQDTGLPTLFMQFANHYKEKL; encoded by the coding sequence ATGTCTGATTTCAGGTTAAGAGTATTCAGTAGTGTTGCGAAAAATCTCAGCTTTACAAAGGCTTCGCAGGAGCTGTTTATCAGCCAGCCGGCTATAACCAAGCATATTCAGGAATTGGAAACGATGTACCAGACGCGCCTTTTTGAGCGAATGGGTAACAAGATCTTGCTGACTGATGCAGGCAGGTTGTTGTTGGAACATTGTGAGAAAATTTTGGAAGATTACGGACGCTTGGAGTACGAGATGAACTTATTACGTAATGAGCATACCGGTGAGTTACGCTTGGGAGCCAGTACTACAATTGCCCAATATGTGCTTCCTCCCTTGCTGGCTCGTTTCATCGAGAAGTTTCCGCAAGTGTCTTTATCACTTTTCAGCGGGAACTCCTCTGAGGTGGAAAAGGCATTGCAAGAACATCGCATAGATTTGGCATTGGTAGAGGGCAATACCCGGCAACCTAATTTGAAATATACTCCTTTTCTGCAAGATGAGCTGGTGGCTATCGTCCATACTCGTAGTAAGTGGATGGATTATGATGAGATAACTTTGGATGAATTGAAAGAAGTTCCTCTTGTGCTTCGTGAAAGAGGTTCGGGAACATTGGATGTATTGATTACCGCTTTGCATAAACACAACATAAAGTTATCGGACCTTACTATCCGTATGCACCTGGGGAGTACAGAAAGCATTAAATTATTTTTGGAAAATAGTGAGTGCATGGGGATTTTGTCTATCCGGTCTATTAATAAAGAACTGTATTCAGGAAAGTTTAAAGTATTGGATATAAAAGACCTGGTGATGTTTCGTGAATTTGATTTTGTCCAATTGCAAGGGCAGGATACAGGGCTTCCGACTCTGTTCATGCAGTTTGCCAATCATTATAAGGAAAAGTTATAA
- a CDS encoding DUF6621 family protein, which produces MTNEIKFADTVILVDVAYVDRVAGDLSKHFGDVVGRKLPKADLPVLLECLSLDSGIPLGENAVQVLFIYDEESKKMDAFQPSDLEKELNNVAFKSQLGEFALYSFEPSDMASREELFLESLRVVVDAKEVKRVIIVPAEEEYGDKVPAILNKVDGKEKMTVFGMNPPACEVAYQWEMFGFAVLQSLGIKADEL; this is translated from the coding sequence ATGACAAATGAAATAAAGTTTGCAGATACTGTAATTCTGGTGGATGTAGCCTATGTAGATAGGGTGGCGGGTGATTTATCCAAACATTTTGGTGACGTGGTGGGGCGTAAGTTGCCGAAAGCGGATTTGCCGGTGTTGTTGGAATGTCTGTCACTGGATAGTGGAATACCCTTGGGGGAGAATGCAGTTCAGGTATTATTTATTTATGACGAGGAAAGTAAGAAAATGGATGCTTTTCAGCCGTCGGATTTGGAAAAGGAATTAAATAACGTGGCTTTCAAAAGCCAGTTGGGAGAGTTTGCACTTTATTCTTTCGAACCGTCGGATATGGCTAGTCGCGAAGAGTTGTTTCTAGAGTCTTTGAGAGTGGTGGTTGATGCAAAAGAGGTGAAACGGGTAATTATTGTCCCTGCCGAAGAAGAATATGGGGATAAAGTTCCTGCTATATTAAATAAGGTGGACGGAAAAGAAAAAATGACAGTATTCGGCATGAATCCTCCAGCCTGTGAAGTGGCTTATCAGTGGGAGATGTTTGGATTCGCAGTTTTACAGTCGTTAGGAATTAAAGCAGACGAACTATAA
- the clpB gene encoding ATP-dependent chaperone ClpB, translating to MNFNNFTIKSQEAVQQAVNVTQARGQQAIEPVHLLAGVLKVGENVTNFIFQKLGMNAQQIALVIDKQIDSLPKVSGGEPYLSRESNEILQRAVQYSKEMGDEFVSLEAIILALLNVKSTVATILKDAGMTDKELRSAIAELRKGEKVTSQSSEDTYQSLSKYAINLNEAARSGKLDPVIGRDEEIRRVLQILSRRTKNNPILIGEPGTGKTAIVEGLAHRIIRGDVPDNLKNKQIFSLDMGALVAGAKYKGEFEERLKSVVNEVVKAEGSIILFIDEIHTLVGAGKGEGAMDAANILKPALARGELRSIGATTLDEYQKYFEKDKALERRFQTVMVAEPDTLSTISILRGLKERYENHHKVRIKDEAIIAAVELSNRYITERFLPDKAIDLMDEAAAKLRMERDSVPEELDEISRHLKQLEIEREAIKREKDESKLQQLNKEIAELKEQETSYKAKWQSEKELVNKIQQNKQEIEQLKFEAEKAEREGDYGKVAEIRYGKLQALENEIKDIQEDLKHKQGDSAMIKEEVTAEDIADVVSRWTGIPVNKMLQSERDKLLHLEQELHLRVVGQDEAIAAVSDAVRRSRAGLQDPKRPIGSFIFLGTTGVGKTELAKALADYLFDDESLMTRIDMSEYQEKHSVSRLIGAPPGYVGYDEGGQLTEAVRRKPYSVVLFDEIEKAHPDVFNILLQVLDDGRLTDNKGRTVNFKNTIIIMTSNLGSAYIQSQFEKINDENREVVIEETKKEVMSMLKKTIRPEFLNRIDETIMFLPLNREEIEQIVMLQINGIKNMLAGNGITLEMTDEAVRFIASTGYDPEFGARPVKRAIQRYLLNDLSKKLLSQEVDRSKPIIVETAGDGLKFRN from the coding sequence ATGAATTTTAACAACTTCACAATTAAATCACAGGAGGCAGTGCAACAAGCGGTGAACGTAACTCAAGCCCGCGGACAGCAAGCTATCGAGCCTGTGCATCTGTTGGCCGGAGTACTGAAAGTAGGTGAAAACGTCACCAACTTCATTTTCCAGAAATTGGGAATGAACGCCCAGCAGATCGCATTGGTCATCGACAAGCAAATTGACTCGCTGCCTAAGGTTTCGGGAGGAGAACCTTACCTTAGCCGTGAAAGCAACGAGATATTACAAAGAGCCGTACAGTATTCCAAAGAGATGGGTGACGAATTCGTTTCACTGGAAGCTATTATCCTGGCCTTATTGAATGTAAAGAGTACTGTCGCTACCATATTGAAAGACGCGGGAATGACAGACAAAGAGCTGCGCTCCGCCATAGCAGAACTACGTAAAGGTGAAAAAGTAACTTCACAATCCAGTGAAGACACTTATCAATCCTTAAGCAAATATGCCATTAATTTGAATGAGGCTGCCCGCAGCGGAAAACTTGATCCGGTTATCGGGCGTGATGAAGAAATACGTAGAGTATTACAAATATTAAGCCGCCGTACCAAGAATAATCCGATTTTAATTGGTGAGCCGGGTACTGGTAAGACCGCCATTGTTGAAGGTTTGGCACACCGTATCATCCGAGGTGATGTACCCGACAATTTGAAGAACAAACAAATCTTCTCATTGGATATGGGCGCACTGGTTGCTGGAGCCAAATACAAAGGTGAATTTGAGGAACGTCTGAAATCTGTTGTCAATGAAGTGGTCAAAGCCGAAGGCAGCATCATCCTGTTTATCGATGAAATCCATACCTTGGTCGGAGCCGGTAAAGGTGAAGGTGCCATGGATGCCGCCAATATATTGAAACCCGCCTTGGCCCGTGGTGAGCTCCGCAGCATCGGAGCCACTACTTTGGACGAATATCAGAAATACTTCGAAAAGGACAAGGCATTGGAACGCCGGTTCCAAACTGTTATGGTAGCCGAACCGGACACGCTGAGCACCATCTCTATTCTTCGTGGATTGAAAGAACGTTACGAAAACCATCACAAGGTACGTATCAAAGATGAAGCCATCATTGCCGCTGTAGAATTGAGTAACCGGTACATTACCGAACGTTTCCTTCCGGACAAGGCTATTGATCTGATGGATGAAGCTGCTGCCAAATTGCGTATGGAACGTGACTCTGTGCCTGAAGAACTAGATGAAATCTCACGTCACCTGAAACAACTGGAAATTGAACGTGAGGCCATCAAACGTGAAAAAGACGAGTCCAAATTACAACAGCTGAATAAAGAGATTGCCGAACTGAAAGAACAGGAAACCTCTTACAAAGCCAAATGGCAGAGTGAAAAGGAACTGGTCAACAAGATTCAGCAAAACAAGCAGGAAATAGAACAATTGAAATTTGAAGCCGAGAAAGCGGAACGTGAGGGAGATTACGGTAAAGTGGCCGAAATCCGTTATGGAAAATTACAGGCTTTAGAGAACGAGATTAAGGATATCCAAGAAGACCTGAAACACAAGCAGGGTGACAGTGCCATGATAAAGGAAGAAGTTACCGCTGAGGACATTGCCGATGTTGTTTCACGGTGGACAGGGATACCTGTTAACAAGATGCTGCAAAGCGAACGTGACAAATTGCTTCATCTGGAGCAAGAATTACATTTGCGTGTGGTAGGTCAGGATGAAGCCATAGCAGCCGTATCCGATGCCGTACGCCGTAGCCGTGCCGGATTACAGGATCCGAAACGTCCGATAGGTTCATTCATCTTCCTGGGTACTACCGGTGTAGGTAAGACAGAACTTGCCAAAGCATTGGCCGACTACCTGTTTGATGACGAGAGTCTGATGACGCGTATCGACATGAGCGAATACCAGGAGAAACACTCTGTATCTCGCCTGATCGGAGCGCCTCCCGGATACGTAGGTTACGATGAAGGCGGTCAGTTAACAGAAGCCGTCCGACGCAAACCATACTCTGTGGTATTATTTGATGAAATAGAAAAAGCACATCCCGATGTGTTCAATATTCTGCTGCAAGTTTTGGACGACGGACGTCTGACTGACAACAAGGGACGTACGGTAAACTTCAAGAATACGATTATCATCATGACTTCCAACCTGGGCAGCGCATACATTCAAAGCCAGTTCGAAAAGATTAATGACGAGAATCGCGAAGTGGTGATTGAAGAGACGAAGAAAGAGGTAATGTCCATGTTGAAAAAAACGATACGACCGGAGTTTCTGAACCGTATAGATGAAACAATTATGTTCTTGCCTTTGAACAGAGAAGAGATAGAACAGATTGTGATGTTACAAATCAACGGTATCAAGAATATGCTGGCCGGCAACGGCATTACTTTGGAAATGACCGATGAGGCCGTCCGTTTCATTGCCAGCACAGGCTATGATCCCGAATTCGGCGCCCGTCCTGTGAAACGTGCCATCCAGCGCTATTTGCTGAATGATTTGTCCAAAAAACTATTGTCACAGGAAGTAGACCGAAGCAAACCGATTATCGTAGAAACAGCTGGTGACGGATTAAAATTCCGCAACTAG
- a CDS encoding DUF5606 domain-containing protein, translating into MLKTILSIAGKPGLYKLISQGKNMLIVETVDAAKKRVPAYAHDKVISLADIAMYTDAEEVPLSEVLEAVKKKENGAVASINYKKASADELHAYFAEILPNYDRDRVHNGDIKKLISWYNILVNNGITEFVEAPAESVDKVEEAAAE; encoded by the coding sequence ATGTTAAAGACCATTTTATCAATCGCGGGCAAACCGGGATTATATAAATTGATTTCTCAAGGAAAGAACATGTTGATTGTAGAAACAGTTGACGCAGCTAAGAAAAGAGTTCCTGCTTATGCTCATGACAAAGTTATCTCATTGGCGGATATTGCTATGTACACAGATGCGGAAGAAGTGCCTTTGAGCGAAGTGCTGGAAGCGGTAAAGAAGAAAGAGAATGGAGCGGTTGCTTCTATCAATTATAAAAAAGCATCAGCCGATGAGTTGCATGCTTATTTTGCAGAAATTTTGCCAAATTATGATCGTGACCGTGTTCATAACGGGGATATCAAGAAACTGATTTCATGGTACAATATTTTGGTAAACAATGGTATTACTGAATTTGTAGAAGCTCCGGCAGAATCTGTCGACAAAGTGGAAGAAGCTGCTGCTGAATAA
- the coaE gene encoding dephospho-CoA kinase (Dephospho-CoA kinase (CoaE) performs the final step in coenzyme A biosynthesis.): MIKIAVTGGIGSGKSYISHLLENMHIPVYNADNEAKRLTASDAGIRGELIALLGEDVYKDGLLNKPLLASYLFSDPAHVLQINSIIHPRVRKDFTVWVERQEKCEIVGMESAILYEAGFQDTVDAVIMVYAPVELRIQRAMYRDGASEEQVRARIAAQMDDEEKRRRADFTVVNDGVQLLIPQLNRIVEQLKTEKFIL; encoded by the coding sequence ATGATTAAGATAGCGGTTACCGGTGGCATCGGCAGTGGAAAATCATACATTTCCCATTTGTTGGAGAATATGCATATCCCTGTGTATAATGCGGATAATGAAGCGAAACGTCTCACTGCTTCTGATGCCGGAATTCGTGGGGAACTGATCGCTTTGTTAGGTGAGGATGTTTATAAGGATGGTCTGTTAAACAAGCCGTTGTTGGCTTCCTATCTGTTTTCCGATCCGGCGCATGTGCTCCAAATCAATTCCATTATCCATCCCCGGGTACGGAAAGATTTTACCGTATGGGTGGAACGTCAGGAAAAGTGTGAGATAGTGGGTATGGAATCGGCTATTTTGTATGAGGCTGGTTTTCAGGATACGGTAGATGCGGTAATAATGGTCTATGCACCTGTAGAACTGCGTATACAGCGTGCCATGTATCGTGACGGAGCCAGCGAGGAACAAGTCCGGGCACGTATTGCTGCCCAGATGGATGATGAAGAAAAGCGTCGGCGGGCCGATTTCACGGTGGTGAATGACGGGGTGCAATTGCTCATACCCCAGTTGAACAGAATAGTAGAACAATTAAAAACCGAAAAATTCATACTATAA
- a CDS encoding CdaR family protein has protein sequence MFDKRNIRIYYLKTLERIRSFLLSRNSREFLIFLFFVFVSFCFWLLQVLNDDYETEFSIPLRLKNVPSDVVLTSELPDELRIGVKDRGTVLANYMLGQTFYPIVVDFKDYEDKGSRVRIPVSALMKKISVQLNQTTKLLTIRPDTVEFIYTKGKAKKVPVKLQGKVALDRQYYISDIIYSPDSVMVYAPQEILDTITAAYTQALNFEDVADTIRRRVNLADVRGAKFIPSFDDVTLLVDIYAEKSVEVPIRGINFPPDKVLRTFPSKVQVTFQVGLSHFKSITSEDFFIGVTYESLLNNKGEKCPVNLKSIPRYVNHVRLNPKEVDYLIEQRIKFND, from the coding sequence ATGTTCGACAAAAGGAACATACGTATTTACTATTTAAAGACTTTAGAGAGAATCAGAAGCTTCCTGCTTAGCCGTAATAGCAGGGAGTTCCTGATTTTCTTGTTTTTTGTATTTGTATCTTTCTGCTTTTGGTTGCTTCAGGTGTTAAATGATGACTATGAAACGGAATTTTCCATTCCGTTACGGTTGAAGAATGTACCTAGTGATGTGGTGTTGACCTCCGAACTTCCTGATGAACTGCGTATTGGCGTGAAAGACAGGGGGACTGTATTGGCTAACTATATGCTGGGGCAGACATTTTATCCCATTGTTGTGGACTTCAAGGACTATGAGGATAAAGGGAGCCGTGTCCGGATTCCGGTTTCAGCTTTAATGAAAAAGATTTCGGTCCAGTTGAATCAGACAACCAAATTGCTGACCATACGGCCGGATACTGTGGAGTTTATTTATACGAAAGGGAAGGCAAAGAAGGTGCCCGTGAAGTTACAAGGCAAGGTGGCTTTAGACCGCCAGTATTATATCTCGGATATCATTTACTCGCCGGATTCAGTGATGGTTTATGCTCCTCAGGAGATTTTGGATACCATCACGGCTGCTTATACACAGGCATTGAATTTTGAAGATGTGGCAGATACCATTCGTCGTAGGGTGAATCTGGCCGATGTACGCGGAGCGAAATTTATTCCCTCTTTTGATGATGTGACTTTATTGGTAGATATCTACGCTGAGAAAAGTGTGGAGGTGCCTATACGTGGCATCAATTTTCCGCCCGACAAGGTACTTCGTACTTTTCCTTCCAAGGTTCAGGTGACTTTTCAGGTAGGTCTGAGTCATTTCAAGTCCATCACTTCCGAGGATTTCTTTATCGGGGTGACTTATGAGTCTTTGTTGAACAATAAGGGGGAGAAGTGTCCGGTCAATCTCAAATCCATCCCCCGATATGTGAACCATGTTCGTTTGAATCCCAAAGAGGTGGATTATTTGATAGAACAACGAATTAAATTCAATGATTAA
- the yajC gene encoding preprotein translocase subunit YajC — protein sequence MNLLFVFLQAGGGGDYSFLIMMVAIFAIMYFFMIRPQNKKQKEIANFRKNLEVGQEVITAGGIYGKIKEIEDNTVVLEIASGVKIKIDRNSIFANAASNQQQAK from the coding sequence ATGAACTTATTATTTGTATTTCTGCAGGCAGGGGGTGGTGGAGATTACTCTTTCCTGATTATGATGGTAGCCATTTTCGCTATTATGTATTTCTTCATGATTCGTCCTCAGAATAAAAAACAGAAAGAGATTGCTAATTTCCGCAAGAATTTGGAAGTGGGTCAAGAAGTGATTACTGCAGGTGGTATATACGGAAAGATAAAAGAAATAGAAGATAATACAGTTGTTTTGGAAATTGCATCAGGCGTTAAGATTAAAATTGATAGAAATTCTATCTTCGCTAATGCTGCATCCAACCAACAACAGGCAAAGTAA
- the nusB gene encoding transcription antitermination factor NusB, which produces MINRVLIRLKIVQIVYAYYQNGGKNLDTAEKELFFSLSKAYDLYNYLLLLMVEVTKQANKRLNAAKNKLVPTKEELFPNTKFVENRFIAQLEVNKQLLEFSNNQKKTWENEADFVKTLCDKILESDIYKEYMASETSSYEEDRELWRKLYKNIIFNNIELDQVLEDQSLYWNDDKEIVDTFVLKTIKRFDEKNGAKQELLPEFKDEEDQDFARRLFRRTILNADYYRHLISENTKNWDLDRVAFMDVVIMQIALAEILSFPNIPVSVSLNEYVEIAKLYSTPKSGGFINGTLDGIVNSLKKENKLTKN; this is translated from the coding sequence ATGATAAATAGAGTTCTTATTCGTCTTAAGATAGTTCAGATAGTCTATGCTTATTATCAGAACGGAGGCAAAAACTTGGATACAGCGGAAAAAGAGTTATTTTTCAGCCTTTCTAAAGCGTATGACTTATACAACTATCTGCTGCTTTTAATGGTAGAGGTAACTAAACAGGCTAACAAACGACTGAATGCTGCGAAAAACAAACTGGTTCCTACTAAGGAAGAATTGTTTCCCAACACTAAATTTGTAGAAAACCGCTTTATTGCACAGTTGGAGGTAAACAAACAACTGCTGGAGTTTTCGAACAATCAGAAGAAAACTTGGGAGAATGAAGCTGATTTCGTAAAGACTTTATGTGATAAAATCTTAGAAAGCGATATATATAAGGAATATATGGCCAGTGAGACTTCTTCGTATGAGGAAGACCGTGAATTGTGGCGCAAGCTATATAAAAATATTATTTTTAATAATATCGAACTAGATCAGGTTTTGGAGGACCAAAGTTTGTATTGGAATGATGATAAGGAAATAGTGGATACCTTTGTGTTGAAGACCATCAAGCGTTTCGATGAGAAGAATGGTGCAAAACAGGAATTGTTGCCGGAATTTAAAGATGAGGAGGATCAAGACTTCGCACGCCGTTTGTTCCGTCGTACTATCTTGAATGCCGATTATTATCGTCATCTGATTAGCGAAAATACAAAGAACTGGGATTTAGACCGTGTGGCTTTCATGGATGTGGTTATTATGCAGATCGCTTTGGCTGAAATTCTGAGTTTTCCCAATATTCCGGTCAGCGTATCACTGAATGAGTACGTAGAAATAGCCAAACTGTACAGCACCCCGAAAAGCGGTGGCTTTATTAACGGAACTTTGGACGGAATCGTTAATTCATTGAAAAAAGAGAATAAGCTAACAAAAAATTAA
- a CDS encoding PUR family DNA/RNA-binding protein: MEDYKKKSVVDGDKEIVFSKAIKAGKRIYYLDVKKNRKDEMFLAITESKKIVSGEGDDSQVSFEKHKIFLYKEDFEKFMNGLQQAIQFIAEEQGPIEPHHTENEEQETTEDAHKPLSPNEIKIDIDF, encoded by the coding sequence ATGGAAGATTATAAAAAGAAAAGTGTAGTGGATGGTGACAAAGAAATTGTTTTTTCAAAAGCAATTAAAGCCGGCAAACGTATTTATTATTTAGATGTGAAGAAAAATCGAAAAGATGAAATGTTTTTGGCTATTACTGAAAGCAAGAAAATTGTTTCGGGAGAAGGTGATGACTCGCAAGTAAGCTTCGAAAAACATAAGATTTTTCTATATAAAGAAGATTTTGAGAAGTTCATGAACGGTTTACAACAGGCTATACAGTTTATTGCCGAAGAGCAAGGTCCTATTGAACCTCATCACACTGAAAATGAAGAACAGGAAACAACCGAAGATGCGCACAAACCGCTTAGTCCGAATGAAATTAAAATAGATATCGATTTCTGA
- a CDS encoding 50S ribosomal protein L25/general stress protein Ctc: MKSIEIKGTVRTDVGKKATHELRKNNGVPCVLYGVQKDENGLPVATHFSVPTEGLRNLVYTPHIYVVDLNIDGKIVNAILKDIQFHPVTDAILHVDFYQIDEAKPIVMEVPVQLEGLAEGVRAGGKLALQLRKLKVKALYNVIPERLVVDVTSLGLGKTIKVGELSYEGLELINAKEAVVCAVKLTRAARGAAATAGK; the protein is encoded by the coding sequence ATGAAATCAATTGAAATTAAAGGTACTGTCAGAACAGACGTAGGAAAGAAAGCAACTCACGAATTGCGTAAGAACAATGGTGTTCCTTGTGTATTGTATGGAGTGCAGAAAGACGAAAACGGCTTGCCCGTAGCTACTCACTTCTCCGTTCCCACCGAAGGACTCCGTAACTTGGTATACACACCGCACATCTATGTTGTAGACTTGAACATTGATGGTAAAATAGTAAACGCTATTTTGAAAGATATCCAGTTCCATCCTGTAACGGATGCAATCCTTCACGTTGACTTCTATCAGATTGATGAAGCCAAACCTATTGTTATGGAAGTTCCTGTTCAGTTGGAAGGTTTGGCAGAAGGTGTACGTGCCGGTGGTAAATTGGCATTACAGTTGCGTAAACTGAAAGTGAAAGCTTTATACAATGTAATTCCTGAACGCCTGGTTGTTGATGTAACTTCTTTGGGTCTGGGCAAGACTATCAAAGTGGGCGAATTAAGCTATGAAGGTTTGGAATTGATTAACGCTAAAGAAGCCGTTGTTTGCGCAGTTAAATTAACTCGTGCCGCTCGTGGTGCTGCTGCAACTGCCGGTAAATAA
- the pth gene encoding aminoacyl-tRNA hydrolase — protein sequence MKYLITGLGNIGEEYRNTRHNIGFTVLDALAKASNLVFTDGRYGATATLSLKGRQLILLKPSTYMNLSGNAVRYWMQKENIPLENVLVVVDDLALPFGTLRLKGKGSDAGHNGLKHIAATLGTQDYARLRFGIGNDFPRGGQIDFVLGHFTDKDLKTMDERVATACDIIKSFCLAGISITMNQYNKK from the coding sequence ATGAAATATTTGATTACAGGACTGGGTAATATAGGTGAAGAATACCGAAATACCCGTCACAACATAGGATTCACAGTATTGGACGCCCTTGCAAAGGCGTCCAATCTTGTTTTTACTGACGGACGTTACGGAGCCACTGCCACCCTCTCGCTCAAAGGACGCCAGCTTATCCTGCTGAAACCGTCTACTTACATGAACTTGAGTGGAAATGCAGTGCGCTACTGGATGCAAAAAGAAAACATTCCGTTGGAAAATGTGTTGGTAGTGGTGGACGACCTCGCCCTTCCTTTCGGTACATTACGTCTGAAAGGAAAAGGCAGCGATGCCGGACACAATGGTTTGAAACATATAGCTGCTACGCTGGGCACACAAGATTATGCCCGTCTGCGCTTTGGTATCGGCAACGATTTTCCCCGTGGCGGGCAAATAGATTTTGTATTAGGTCACTTCACTGATAAAGATTTGAAGACCATGGACGAACGTGTAGCAACGGCTTGCGACATAATTAAGAGTTTTTGCCTGGCAGGCATCAGTATAACAATGAACCAATACAATAAAAAGTAA
- a CDS encoding RNA-binding S4 domain-containing protein: protein MAEARIDKWLWASRIFKTRTIAAEACKKGRVSINGTQVKPSRMIKPGEVIHVKKPPVTYSFKVLQAIEKRIGAKLVPEILENVTTPEQYELLEMSKISGFVDRARGTGRPTKKDRRSMEEFITPEYFGDDDFDFEFDFEEKE, encoded by the coding sequence ATGGCTGAAGCAAGAATTGATAAATGGCTATGGGCCTCACGTATATTCAAGACCCGCACTATCGCTGCCGAAGCATGCAAGAAAGGACGGGTTTCTATCAACGGCACTCAGGTGAAGCCATCGAGAATGATAAAACCGGGAGAAGTGATACATGTAAAGAAACCACCTGTCACGTACTCATTTAAAGTTTTACAGGCAATAGAAAAACGTATAGGTGCCAAATTGGTTCCTGAAATACTGGAGAATGTAACGACTCCGGAACAATATGAATTGCTGGAAATGAGCAAAATCAGCGGTTTTGTTGATCGCGCCCGCGGAACAGGACGTCCCACTAAAAAGGACCGTCGCAGTATGGAAGAGTTCATTACTCCTGAATATTTCGGTGACGATGACTTCGACTTTGAATTTGATTTCGAAGAAAAAGAGTGA